One part of the Bacteroidia bacterium genome encodes these proteins:
- a CDS encoding cytochrome-c peroxidase gives MILFSLAMLAFSCMEEEGRRKNRPSKAERHRQLRDSLAHFSALPQKVKHPADNPSSPEKIKLGRILFFDPILSGNKDVACATCHHPSNAFAESLDISVGVNGQGFGHKRNFQQPNDIPFTKRNSQTVLNTAFNGINFRNRYDPALAPMFWDVRAESLEKQALEPIKSLEEMRGRAYSEDAILEEVIHRLKEIEEYQELFSAAFGRKHAITQENLGKAIACYERTLLTNNSRFDRYMRGEESAISLSEKEGFDQFIQSGCGSCHNGPMFSDFQEHILGVPDNPKLGYSDSGIDSTYAFRTPSLRNLRFTFPYMHNGSLKSLERVLEFYEDIAGGKERNPLVSKAMIDPLAREIDLRVKEMGPIISFLNTLNDESFDKTVPERVPSGLSVGGNIH, from the coding sequence ATGATTCTTTTTTCTCTGGCTATGCTTGCCTTTTCTTGCATGGAAGAGGAAGGAAGGAGAAAAAATCGCCCTTCCAAAGCCGAAAGGCATAGACAACTCAGAGATTCCCTGGCTCATTTCTCTGCCTTACCCCAAAAGGTGAAACATCCTGCTGACAATCCATCTTCTCCTGAGAAGATCAAGCTGGGCAGAATTCTCTTTTTTGATCCCATTTTATCCGGTAATAAGGATGTGGCTTGTGCTACTTGCCATCACCCCTCCAATGCCTTTGCGGAAAGTCTGGACATCTCCGTGGGAGTAAATGGGCAGGGCTTTGGGCATAAAAGAAATTTCCAGCAACCCAATGATATTCCCTTTACCAAAAGAAATTCTCAGACGGTATTAAATACAGCTTTCAACGGCATCAATTTCCGAAACCGATATGATCCTGCTCTGGCGCCTATGTTCTGGGATGTTCGGGCAGAAAGTTTAGAAAAACAAGCCCTGGAGCCCATAAAATCCCTGGAAGAAATGAGAGGAAGGGCTTATTCGGAAGATGCGATCCTGGAGGAAGTCATCCATCGACTCAAAGAAATAGAAGAATATCAGGAGCTTTTTTCGGCTGCTTTTGGAAGGAAACATGCGATCACTCAGGAAAACCTCGGCAAGGCTATTGCTTGTTATGAACGTACTTTATTGACCAACAATTCTCGTTTTGACCGATATATGCGAGGAGAAGAATCAGCCATTTCCCTTTCGGAGAAAGAGGGCTTTGATCAATTCATTCAATCAGGTTGTGGGAGTTGTCATAATGGGCCGATGTTCTCGGATTTTCAGGAGCATATTCTGGGGGTGCCCGACAATCCAAAATTGGGCTATAGCGATAGCGGGATTGATAGCACTTACGCCTTTCGAACTCCCAGTCTTCGCAATTTGAGATTCACCTTCCCCTACATGCATAATGGTAGCCTCAAATCCCTCGAAAGAGTCCTGGAATTTTATGAAGACATAGCGGGAGGTAAGGAAAGGAATCCCCTTGTCAGCAAAGCCATGATTGATCCTCTGGCCCGTGAGATTGATTTACGAGTAAAAGAAATGGGCCCCATCATTTCATTCCTCAATACCCTCAATGATGAGAGCTTTGATAAGACAGTTCCGGAAAGGGTTCCTAGTGGATTGTCTGTTGGGGGTAATATTCATTAA
- a CDS encoding L-type lectin-domain containing protein, translating into MTLSTPASLLLLFLLSLGSPDWRPRIQDFIPQGQTYRTLENCLRLTEDEPYSTGSIWYKHAVNLRKPFSFKLMIKAGCNDGEGADGMVFVMTPRRSQTGYVGEGQGFAGLVPSMGIEIDTWQNNHLYDPAEDHLALMFHGRVGHYYQITQPYKIKNIEDCKRHSFGVSWDPVAKWLSVKLDSKEIISKNIDLIQDVFQGKSYVYWGMTAATGRASNVHEVCFEWGDRKLPPEIEKLVR; encoded by the coding sequence ATGACCCTTTCTACTCCTGCTTCTCTCCTACTCCTCTTTTTGCTTAGTCTGGGAAGTCCGGACTGGCGTCCGCGAATTCAGGACTTTATTCCGCAAGGACAAACCTATCGTACCCTGGAAAATTGTCTGAGACTAACCGAAGATGAACCTTATTCTACGGGCTCTATCTGGTACAAACATGCTGTCAATTTGCGAAAGCCTTTCAGTTTTAAACTAATGATAAAAGCAGGCTGCAATGATGGAGAAGGAGCAGATGGAATGGTCTTCGTCATGACTCCTCGTCGATCTCAAACCGGGTACGTAGGAGAAGGACAGGGATTTGCCGGTTTGGTTCCCTCTATGGGCATCGAAATAGATACCTGGCAAAACAATCATTTGTACGATCCAGCAGAGGATCATCTGGCCCTGATGTTTCACGGACGGGTAGGCCATTATTACCAGATTACTCAACCCTACAAAATCAAGAATATTGAAGATTGTAAACGACATAGCTTTGGCGTTTCCTGGGATCCAGTTGCCAAATGGCTTTCTGTTAAGCTCGACAGCAAAGAAATCATCAGCAAGAATATTGATCTGATTCAGGATGTCTTTCAGGGGAAATCTTATGTGTATTGGGGAATGACTGCAGCTACCGGCAGGGCAAGCAATGTACATGAGGTTTGCTTCGAGTGGGGAGATCGCAAACTGCCGCCGGAGATCGAGAAGTTGGTGAGGTAA